One genomic segment of Corynebacterium durum includes these proteins:
- a CDS encoding glycosyltransferase 87 family protein gives MPPRIDAVRYPAAVRELTACIGGPRGRFAVIRARSWWSPPQMIFTTTLVFLACGFLTKAQCIQGVAGNGGVVQLNWSGHRQFVSACYTDIVPLYAGDGGLSHYLNMPALSALLLWGLSALTHSFYPAVSHLPGPLLPESGLFFILTAALLATMWVACVRLVMDIVAGMVGDGRREQVWVAGVMMAASPLVAVHAFTNVDTPAIAASIGMMWALQHRRLRLAGVLLGVGVALKLWPIILLFPLLILGLRCRERLHDFVVVASSMIVTWTVVNLPFIVMMPQDWLRFYELISTRTAEWTSIYAVIGRMQWLSGWDGYSSPLVLNIVSIALFLGGCLLLGKHVVSAESMPSIESLNFLVMGSFLLVNKVWSPQYSLWLLPCLVLAYAAIPRPPWRLVWVYGIVEVVLWLIAMWHMLGEDNLGVPHEMLDVVVVIRWFLVGVMMVTYPNGQTRGVRGEERATVSHV, from the coding sequence ATGCCGCCGCGTATCGACGCCGTGCGCTACCCCGCCGCCGTCCGCGAGCTCACCGCTTGTATTGGTGGGCCGCGTGGGCGGTTTGCTGTGATCCGTGCGCGCAGCTGGTGGTCGCCGCCGCAGATGATTTTTACAACGACCCTTGTGTTTTTGGCCTGTGGCTTTCTCACTAAGGCGCAGTGCATTCAGGGGGTTGCCGGTAATGGTGGCGTTGTTCAGCTCAACTGGTCTGGGCATCGACAGTTTGTGTCGGCCTGCTACACCGACATTGTGCCGCTCTATGCTGGCGACGGTGGACTCTCTCACTACCTGAACATGCCCGCATTATCCGCGTTGCTTCTGTGGGGGCTGAGCGCGTTGACGCACTCCTTCTACCCTGCCGTCTCGCATCTGCCGGGACCGCTGTTGCCAGAGTCGGGGTTGTTTTTCATCCTGACGGCTGCGCTTCTTGCAACCATGTGGGTGGCGTGCGTGCGACTGGTCATGGATATTGTCGCAGGCATGGTTGGTGACGGCCGCCGTGAACAGGTCTGGGTGGCAGGCGTGATGATGGCCGCTTCTCCCCTCGTCGCGGTACATGCCTTCACCAACGTTGATACCCCGGCCATTGCGGCGTCGATAGGCATGATGTGGGCGCTACAGCACCGAAGATTGCGTCTCGCTGGAGTGCTGCTCGGCGTGGGGGTCGCGCTGAAACTGTGGCCTATCATTTTGCTGTTTCCGCTGCTGATTTTGGGGTTGCGGTGCCGCGAGCGCCTTCATGATTTTGTGGTGGTCGCGTCCAGCATGATCGTGACGTGGACGGTGGTGAATCTGCCATTCATTGTGATGATGCCGCAGGACTGGCTGCGATTCTACGAGCTCATCAGCACGCGAACGGCGGAGTGGACCAGCATTTATGCAGTCATTGGCCGCATGCAATGGCTGTCGGGGTGGGACGGCTACTCATCGCCGCTGGTGCTCAACATCGTCAGCATTGCGCTTTTCCTCGGTGGTTGTCTACTGCTGGGCAAGCATGTGGTGTCTGCAGAAAGTATGCCGTCGATTGAATCCCTGAATTTCCTGGTCATGGGGTCTTTTTTGCTGGTGAATAAGGTGTGGAGTCCGCAGTATTCTCTATGGCTACTCCCCTGCCTTGTGCTGGCCTATGCTGCCATTCCGCGTCCGCCATGGCGGTTGGTGTGGGTCTACGGCATTGTGGAGGTGGTGTTGTGGCTGATTGCCATGTGGCACATGCTGGGTGAGGATAATCTGGGAGTGCCACATGAGATGCTTGATGTGGTGGTCGTGATCCGATGGTTTCTTGTCGGTGTGATGATGGTTACGTACCCGAACGGACAGACACGTGGGGTACGTGGTGAAGAAAGGGCGACTGTTTCTCATGTCTAA